A window of the Candidatus Neptunochlamydia vexilliferae genome harbors these coding sequences:
- the proS gene encoding proline--tRNA ligase: MKKTAVTPTRSEDYPEWYQQVIKVAELAEHSPVRGCMVIKPWGYALWENIQRILDRRFKETGHQNAYFPLFIPLSYLEKEAKHVEGFAKECAVVTHHRLVAGEEGKLVPDGELEEPLVVRPTSEMMIGEMFSKWIESHRDLPLLMNQWANVVRWEMRTRLFLRTTEFLWQEGHTAHATEEEARAEARQMLEIYVDFAENKLAIPVIQGEKTESERFPGAVATYTFEAMMQDGKALQAGTSHFLGQNFSKAQDITFQDREGNQAHAWTTSWGVTTRLIGGMIMVHGDDDGLVLPPRIASAQAVILPLVHKPEAKEKILAYCRALKEKLQKVHYAEDPLTVHLDERDLRSGEKVWSWIKKGVPIRVEIGLRELEQGELTIAKRNKGHKDFEKQTEETLLATIADQLDAIQDDLYAKAKAFRDSHIQEVDTEEAFYAFFKKEAGFVSAHWAGDHAVEEKLQKELSVTVRCIPLDGAKEAGTCPFTGKSSPQRVIFAKSY; encoded by the coding sequence ATGAAAAAAACAGCGGTGACCCCAACTCGAAGCGAAGACTATCCCGAGTGGTACCAACAGGTCATTAAAGTGGCCGAACTTGCAGAGCACTCTCCCGTTAGAGGGTGTATGGTCATTAAGCCGTGGGGATATGCCCTTTGGGAGAATATCCAACGGATTCTCGATCGGAGATTTAAAGAGACGGGGCACCAAAACGCCTATTTTCCCCTCTTTATCCCATTGAGTTACCTTGAAAAAGAGGCCAAACATGTCGAAGGATTTGCCAAAGAGTGTGCGGTTGTCACCCATCACCGCCTCGTTGCCGGCGAAGAGGGAAAACTTGTCCCTGACGGTGAACTCGAAGAGCCTCTGGTTGTGCGCCCCACTTCAGAGATGATGATTGGAGAGATGTTTTCCAAGTGGATCGAGTCCCACCGCGACTTGCCTCTTTTGATGAATCAGTGGGCCAATGTGGTTCGTTGGGAAATGCGAACCCGCCTTTTCTTGCGCACAACCGAGTTCCTTTGGCAAGAGGGACATACCGCTCATGCTACCGAAGAAGAGGCTCGTGCAGAAGCCCGCCAAATGCTCGAGATCTATGTCGATTTTGCCGAAAATAAGCTCGCCATTCCTGTTATTCAAGGAGAGAAAACCGAAAGTGAACGTTTCCCTGGGGCGGTTGCCACCTATACCTTTGAAGCGATGATGCAAGATGGGAAGGCCCTTCAAGCAGGGACCTCCCACTTCCTCGGTCAAAACTTTTCCAAAGCGCAAGACATTACCTTCCAAGACCGAGAGGGGAACCAAGCCCACGCCTGGACCACCTCTTGGGGAGTGACCACTCGCCTCATCGGTGGGATGATCATGGTGCATGGCGATGATGATGGCCTCGTCCTTCCTCCACGGATAGCCTCAGCCCAAGCGGTGATCCTCCCCCTTGTTCATAAGCCTGAGGCCAAGGAAAAGATCCTAGCCTACTGCCGCGCCCTAAAGGAAAAGCTCCAAAAGGTCCACTATGCCGAAGATCCCCTTACCGTCCATCTCGACGAGCGAGATCTCCGGAGCGGCGAAAAGGTGTGGTCATGGATCAAGAAAGGGGTCCCCATCCGGGTCGAAATCGGCCTCCGCGAGCTGGAACAAGGAGAGCTGACCATCGCCAAGCGGAATAAGGGGCATAAAGACTTCGAGAAGCAGACCGAAGAGACCCTGCTGGCTACCATCGCCGACCAGCTTGATGCCATCCAGGATGACCTCTACGCAAAGGCTAAAGCCTTCCGCGATAGCCATATCCAGGAAGTTGACACCGAAGAGGCCTTCTATGCCTTCTTTAAAAAGGAGGCCGGTTTTGTGAGCGCTCATTGGGCAGGAGATCATGCCGTTGAGGAGAAGCTCCAGAAAGAGCTGAGTGTCACTGTGCGGTGTATCCCTCTTGATGGGGCAAAAGAAGCAGGCACTTGTCCCTTTACTGGGAAGTCCAGTCCTCAGCGTGTCATCTTCGCAAAATCTTACTAA
- a CDS encoding lipoyl protein ligase domain-containing protein, translated as MSPWKVLDTGRRSAKENMAIDSELLQKMKPSDPPILHLYEWEGDAATHGYFLDPGKYLDLAAAEKWGLSLARRPTGGGVIFHVSDLAFSVLVPADFPHFSTNTLDNYDFINHRVKCGVKTLFEPELSLLSEEPSPLDEHCRNFCMAKPTQYDVMLGGRKIAGAAQRKQKQGYLHQGSIAIALPKEDFLNTILLPDTQVKEAMLQTTFSLLGREWAPNDLEEVRTLLKQQLEKELTQ; from the coding sequence ATGTCACCGTGGAAAGTTTTAGATACAGGGAGGAGGTCTGCCAAGGAAAACATGGCGATCGACAGCGAGCTCCTTCAAAAGATGAAGCCGAGCGATCCCCCCATTCTCCACTTATATGAGTGGGAAGGGGATGCGGCAACCCATGGCTATTTCCTTGACCCTGGCAAATATCTCGACCTGGCCGCTGCTGAGAAGTGGGGCCTCTCCTTGGCCCGCAGGCCCACCGGAGGGGGGGTGATCTTCCACGTCAGCGACTTAGCCTTTTCAGTCTTGGTCCCTGCAGATTTTCCACACTTTTCTACAAACACTCTAGACAACTATGATTTTATCAATCATCGGGTTAAATGTGGAGTAAAGACTTTATTTGAGCCCGAATTATCCCTCCTTTCCGAGGAGCCCTCACCCCTTGATGAGCACTGCCGCAACTTCTGCATGGCCAAGCCGACCCAGTATGATGTGATGCTTGGGGGGCGGAAAATCGCTGGAGCGGCCCAAAGGAAGCAAAAACAGGGCTATCTCCACCAGGGGAGCATTGCGATCGCCCTCCCTAAAGAAGATTTTTTAAACACGATTCTCCTTCCCGATACCCAAGTGAAGGAGGCGATGCTTCAGACAACCTTCTCCCTTCTAGGGAGGGAGTGGGCCCCCAATGATTTAGAAGAGGTGCGAACCCTCTTAAAACAGCAACTTGAAAAGGAACTCACACAATGA